The genomic region CAAGAATGCCCTGCTTCTGGCCGCGTTGCTGCTGCCCGTCGGCTTTGCCCATGCCCACGAATTCACCGTCGGCGAATTGCGGATCGACCATCCGTGGTCCCAGGAACTGCCACCCAATGCGCCCACCGTGGCTGCCTATTTCACCCTGCAGAACCAGGGGACGACAGATGACCGACTGACCAGCGTCGACAGCCCTATCGCCGGCAAAGCCGAACTGCATGAGCATGTGATGCAGGCGAATCTGATGAAGATGCAGCAGGTGCCGGATGTCACCATCCCCGCCAAGGGCGAGGTGAAGTTCGCACCCATGGCCTATCACGTGATGCTGCTCGATCTCAAAGACCGCAGCCTGCTGCAGGACGGCAAGCACTTCCCGCTGACCCTGCACTTCGAAAAGGCCGGCGCGGTCACCGTCGAGGTCGCGGTACAACGCCAGCCGCCCGCCGCGTCCCCGGCCAAGATGCACATGCACGCCCAGTAACCCTCGGGCCCGTTGCACGCCATGCGCACCTCGCGCAGCAGACCCAGCCACTCCCGCAGCCAGACACGCGGCAGTTGGCTGAGTCTTTTCGCCATGCTGATGATCTTTATCGGTCCGCTGATTTCCCAGGCGATGCCGATGGACCAGCACGCCATGTCCATGGCGATGAACATGGACATGCCAATGCCCGTGGACATGCCGATGGACATGCCCGGGCACCATGCTGCTGAGCGCGCAAAAGACTCCAGCAGCTCCCCTGGCAAGAGTGCCGAACACCACGCGCTCTGGGAAAAGTGTGGCTATTGCAGCCTGCTGTTCAGTTGTCCGGCGCTGCCGCAAAGCCTGAGTTTCACCGCACTCGAAGGCCCCCGACCAGCCCCCACGGTCGACTCCCGAACCCGCCTGGGACATGCCCGGCAGAGCATTTTCCCCGGCGCCCGGACCCGCGCGCCACCTGCCGTCCCTCAAGCAACGACAGACCTCACACCCGACCCGATCGCCCTGTAAACAGCCGCGCGGGACCGGGTTGTATTCGCTTGCATGATGGAACGCTTATGTCCATGACACAGACTCGCCTGCGCGCTGCGCGGGCGACAACCCTTTTCGTCCCGAACGCATTGCGCCAGGCCGGCGCCCTGATGCGTGGAGCGCTGCTGGCGCCGACCGTGTTCGCCGTCGATGCACCCGATGAGCATGAATCGCATGCCCAGGAAATCAGCCCGACCGTGATCACAGCGGTGGCCCCCAGTTCGCCATTGACGGTCATTACCAACCCCAAGGACCCACGCCAACCAGTCCCGGCCAGCGATGGCGGCGACTACCTCAAGACCATCCCCGGCTTCGCCCTGGTCCGCAATGGCGGCACCAATGGCGATCCGGTGCTGCGCGGGATGTTCGGCTCGCGCCTGAACATCCTCACCAACGGCAGCATGATGCTCGGTGCCTGCCCGGGCCGGATGGACGCGCCGACCTCCTATATCTCGCCGGAAACCTACGACAAGCTGACCGTGATCAAGGGCCCGCAAACCGTGCTCTGGGGCCCGGGCGCCTCGGCCGGGACGATCCTGTTCGACCGCGAGCCGGAGCACTTCGGCGAACTCGGCAGCCGGATCAACGCCAGTGTCCTGGCCGGCTCCAATGGCCGCTTCGACAAGCTGGTGGATGCCGCCGTGGGGGGACCCCAGGGCTATATCCGGGCAATCGGCAACCAGGCCCACGCCGATGACTACAAGGACGGCCACAACGACACCGTGCCCTCGCGCTACGACAAGTGGAACGGCGACGTCGCCCTCGGCTGGACCCCGGACGCCGACACCCTGCTGGAGCTCACCGCCGGCAAGGGCGATGGCGAGGCCCGCTATGCCGGGCGCGGCATGGACGGTGCGCAGTTCAAGCGCGAAAGCCTCGGCCTGCGTTTCGAAAAGTCGAACCTCGGCGAGGTGCTCGACAAGCTCGAGGCCCAGGTCTACTACAACTATGCCGACCACGTGATGGATAACTACACGCTGCGCCAGCCGTCCGGCACCGGGATGATGGCCGGGCCCATGGCGTCCAACGTCGACCGCCGAACCCTCGGAGCCCGGATCAAGGCCACCTGGCGTTGGGCCGACTGGCAACTGATCGGCGGCCTCGACGCGCAGACCAGCGAGCACCGCCAGCGCAGCAGCATGGGCATCGACACCTACAAGGACCTGCCACGAACCAGGGACGCCGATTTCCACAACTACGGCGTATTCGGCGAACTGACCTGGTACGCCGCCGAGCGCGACCGCCTCATCAGCGGCGCACGGCTGGACCGCGCCTCGGCCCGGGATTTTCGCCAGACTCTCGGTTCCGGCATGAGCACGCAAGCGAACCCGACCGCTGACGAAACCCGCGCCGACACCCTGCCCAGCGGCTTCGTCCGTTATGAGCACGATCTGGCCGAAAGCCCCACCACGGTCTACGCAGGCCTCGGTCACGCCGAGCGTTTCCCGGACTACTGGGAGCTGTTCTCGCCCGACAGCGGTCCCGCCGGTTCGCTCAACGCCTTCGATGCGATCAAGCCGGAGAAAACCACGCAACTGGACTTCGGCGTGCAGTACAAGAGCGCCGACCTGGAAGCCTGGGCCTCGGGCTATGTCGGCCAGGTGCGCGACTTCATCCTGTTCAACTACCAGCCGGGCATGATGGGGACCACCTCCCAGGCGCAGAACGTCGATGCGCGGATCATGGGCGGCGAACTGGGCGCGGCCTATCAACTGACCCCGAACTGGAAAGCTGACGCTGCCCTGGCCTATGCCTGGGGCAAGAACACCAGTGACGGCAAGGCCCTGCCGCAGATTCCGCCACTCGACAGTCGTTTCGGTCTGACCTACAGCCAGGACGACTGGAGTGCCGGCGCCTTGTGGCGGGTGGTCGCGGCGCAGAACCGCATCGACCAGAACAAGGGCAACGTGGTCGGCAAGGACTTCTCGAAGAGTTCCGGTTTCGGCGTGTTCTCCCTCAACGGCGCGTACCGGGTCAACCGGCACGTGAAACTCAGCACCGGCGTCGACAACCTGTTCAACAAGGCCTATGCCGAACACCTGAACCTGGCGGGTAACGCCGGCTTCGGCTACCCGGCCAACGACCCGCAGGCAATCAACGAACCGGGCCGCACCGTCTGGACCAAGGTGGATATGGCCTTCTAGATCCACCACCCCCTGTAGGCGCGTGGCTTGCCCGCGAAGCTTTTAGCGACCTTGCGGGCCCATTCGCGGCGGTTTGGCGCTCCGGCAAGCCCTGCTCCTACAGTACAGAGAGTCGCCGTACATCCAACATTCGAATCATCAAACCTTGCGGAGCGCTCCCATGAGCCAACCGAAAATCTCGTTCTACAACCTAGCCTGGCGCTGGCATTTCTACGCCGGTCTGTTCGTCGCCCCGTTCATGATCCTCCTGGCGCTGACCGGGATCATCTACCTGTTCAAGCCGCAGCTCGACCCGCTGATGTACGGCAATCTGCTCAAGGTCGAGCCCGGCCATCACCGGATCAGCGCCGACGAACAACTGCAGCGGATCCACGCCACCTATCCACAAGGCCGGATCAAGCAATACCTGCCGCCCGCCGATGCTGGGAGCAGTGCGCAGTTCGTGGTGATCCAGGATGGCCGTGAACTCAATGTGTTCATCGACCCCTATCGCGGCAACGTGCTCGGCGAGCAGGATGCCAAGCTCAACCTGCAGGCTGTCGCCCGTGCCCTGCACGGTGAATTGATGATCGGCACCGTGGGCGACCGTCTGGTCGAGCTGGCCGCTGGCTGGGGCGTGATGCTGGTGGTGTCGGGGGTCTACCTCTGGTGGCCCCGTGGGCGCTCGTCGGGCGGCGTGCTCTGGCCACGCCTGAACGCCCGCGGCCGGCTGCTGTGGCGCGACCTGCACGCGGTCAGCGGTTTCTGGGGCTCGATCCTGCTGCTGTTGATGCTGCTCAGCGGCATGACCTGGACCGGTTTCTGGGGCAAACAGTACGCCGAGGTCTGGAACCGGTTCCCCGACCCGATGTGGAACAACATGCCCAAGTCCGACGTCGAGGCCCGCAGTCTGAACAGCGCCGCCCGCCAGACCGTGCCCTGGGCCGTGGAGCACACGCCGATGCCGATGTCCGGCGATCATGCCGAACACATGCAGCACGGCGCCGCCTCGGCCGGTCCTGCGGCACCGGGCGTCACACTGCAGCAGGTGGTCGACATCGCCACGGCGCGCCAGATCGAGCCAGGCTACAGCATCACCTTGCCAACCACTGCCGAAGGCGTCTTCACCATCGCCGTGTTCGCCGACGACCCGCGCAACGACGCCACCCTGCATGTCGACCAGTACACCGGCAGCGTCCTGGCCGATGTGCGCTGGCAGCAATACGGCAATGTCGCCCGGGCCACCGAGATGGGGGTGATGCTGCACGAGGGCAAGCTCTTCGGGCCGATCAACCAGATCGCGATCCTGCTGATCTGCCTGATGATCCTGCTCGGCTCGGTCAGCGGCCTGGTCATGTGGTGGAAACGCCGGCCCCAGGGCAGCCTCGGCGTTCCGCCGCTGCGTCACGACCTGCCACGCTGGAAGAGCGCGATGCTGGTCATGCTGGTGCTGGCGGTACTGTTCCCGCTGGTGGGGGCTTCGCTGATCGTGGTCTGGCTGTTCGACAAGCTGCTATTGTCGCGCCTGGGCCGGCAACATGAACCGACCTCACCTTCAGTCTGAGGAGCATGAGATGCGCTGAATCGAGGTATCTATAGACTGGCCTCTTCGCGGACAAGCCACGCGCCTACAGGTTTGTGTGGTGAGTCCGCTGGCAGAGATATCAACCTGTAACACGTCAATGGAGCTGGAATGACCTCGCTGACCCTCGCCAACCTGGCCTGGACACCCCTGGGCCAGGGCCACTGCCATCACCAGTTCCAACTGCGTGACGCCAACCTGCAAGTGGCGGCGGGTGAGTTCGTGGGTCTGATCGGCCCCAACGGCAGCGGCAAGACCAGCCTGCTCAAGTGTGCCTATCGCTTCAGCCTGCCGGAGAATGGCGAGGTCCTGCTGGAGCACCAGAACGTCTGGAAGCAGTCGCCACGCTGGTGCGCCCAGCGCATCGCCGTGGTTCTGCAGGAATTTCCCGATGCCTTCGGCCTGACCGTCGACGAAGTGGTCAGCATGGGCCGCACGCCGCACAAGAAACTGTTCGACGGCGAAACCGCACACGATCGCCGACTGATCCACCAGGCCCTGGAATCGGTCGGCATGCTCGGCTTCGAGGACCACGCTTTCGCCACCCTGTCCGGCGGCGAAAAGCAGCGAGTGATCCTCGCCCGCGCCCTGGCCCAGCAGCCGCAGTTGCTGATCCTCGACGAACCGACCAACCACCTCGACCCACGCTACCAACTGGAACTGCTGAGCCTGGTCAAGCGCCTGAACATCGGGACCCTGGCCAGCATCCACGACCTCAACCTGGCCGCCGCCTTCTGCGATCGGCTGTATGTGCTCGACCATGGCCGCCTCGTCGCCAGCGGCACCCCGCAGGCCGTGCTCACCCGTGAGCTGCTGCGCGAGGTGTTCGGTGTCGAGGCACTGGTCGATACCCACCCGCTGGGTGGCTACCCACGCATCACCTGGATAACCCAACCATGAAGTTACTGCGCCTGACCCTCTGCCTCGGTTCCCTGCTCGCCTCGATGACCTGCCTGGCCGAGTCGACGCATTACCCGCTGACGATCCACAGTTGCAACCGCGAGGTGACCTTCAAGGAGGCGCCCAGACACGCGCTCAGCCACGACATCAACATGACCCAGATGATGCTCGCCCTCGGTCTGAAGTCGCACATGGTCGGCTACAGCGGCATCAGCGGCTGGAAATCGGTCACCCCGCAAATGGCCAGGATCCTCGACGGCCTGCCGGAACTGGCAGCCAAGTACCCGTCGGTGGAAACCCTGCTCAACGCCAACGTCGACTTCTTCTTCGCCGGCTGGGACTACGGCATGCGCGTCGGCGGCGACCTCACGCCACAGACCCTGGCGCCGCTGGGCATCAACGTCTACGAACTGACCGAGTCCTGCGCCTTCGTGATGAAACGCCCGGGCGCGAGCCTTGATGACACCTACAACGACCTGCGCAACCTGGGGCGGATCTTCGACGTCCAGGACCGCGCCGAAGCGCTGATCGCCCAGATGCAGGCCCGTGTTGCCGCCGTGCAAAAGAACCTGCCTGCCGACCGCCCACGGGTGTTCCTCTACGACAGCGGCGAGGATCGCGCCATGACCTCCGGCCGCCTGGCCATGCCTCAGGCACTGATCGAAGCGGCCGGCGGACGCAACGTGCTCGACGACATCGATGCCAGCTGGACCCGCGTCAACTGGGAAAGCGTGGTGGAGAAGAACCCGCAGGTGATCGTCATCGTCGACTACAGCGAAATCACCGCCGAGCAGAAGCAACATTTCCTGGAAACCAATCCGGCCCTGCAGTCGGTGGATGCGATCCGCAACAAGCGTTTCGTGGTCATCCCCTACGCCGAGGCGACGCCGGGTATCGATAACGTCAATGCCATCGAAACCCTGGCCAGGGCGTTCCATCCACAATGATGAGCCGCCGCTATCCCCTGTTGCTGCTGGCGCTCGGCGCGCTGCTGCTGGTGTCTTGCGTGGTGTCGCTGGGCTTCGGCCCGGCGCGGCTGCCGGTGGACCTGGTAGGGCGCATCCTTGCCTACAAGCTGCTGGGCAGTGGTACGCCGGACTGGAACGCCGGACAGGAGCACATCGTCTGGCTGATCCGTGTTCCGCGCATGTTGCTCGGCGCACTGGTCGGCGCCGGCCTGGCCTTGATCGGTGCGGTACTGCAGGCGGTGACCCGCAATCCGCTGGCCGACCCGCATCTGCTCGGTGTCACGTCCGGGGCGACCCTCGGTGCGGTGATCGTGGTGTTGCACGTGGGTGAAATTGCCGGCCTGCTGACCCTGCCCATCGCCGCCTTCATCGGCGCGCTGGGCAGCATGCTGGCGGTGCTCGCCATCGCCAGTCGCAACGGCCGACTGGACAGCGAACGGCTGTTGCTGTGCGGGGTAGCCGTGTCGTTCGTGATGATGGCGTTGGCCAATCTGCTGTTGTTTCTCGGCGATCACCGGGCCAGTTCCGCGGTGATGTTCTGGATGCTCGGCGGCCTCGGCCTGGCGCGCTGGGAATTGCTGCTGGTACCGACGCTGAGCGTGCTTTGCGGGCTGCTCCTGCTGCTGGGCATGGCCCGCTCGCTGAACGCGCTGATGGCCGGCGAACAAACCGCCGTGACCCTGGGCCTGAGCGCACGCAATGTGCGCCTCAAGGTATTCCTGATCGCCTCGCTGATGACCGGTGTGCTGGTGTCCATCAGTGGTTCGATCGGTTTCGTCGGGCTGATGGTGCCGCATATTGCCCGCTATCTGGTGGGCGCCGAACACCGTCGGCTGCTGCCGGTGTCGGCGTTGCTCGGCAGCCTGTTCCTGATCTGGGTCGATGTGGCGGCGCGAACCCTCATCGCTCCGGAGGACCTGCCGATTGGCGTCGCCACCGCCGCCATCGGTGGTCTGTTCTTCATCGGATTGATGCGGCGCCGATAAGAGCGCTATCCCAGCCTCTGGGAGCGGGCTTGTCGGGGCTGCGAACCGCCGCGAAGCTTTTAACGGCCTCGCGGGCCTCTTCGCGGGCAAGCCCGCGCCCACAGGGCACCAATCTGGCGCCCATCACGCACCGCATCGCCCAGGCCGCCCCCGCTTGGTGCGACTGTTCAGACCAGCACCCCGCCCAACCGCCCTGTTCCGGCCTTGCCGCGACTCGGCACAGCCCTTGCAAAAGTCCCTTCAGCGTCTGCATCTGCCAATCAAAAAAAATCGAGACCCTGGAGATCGCACCATGAAGCGTCGTAGTTTGATCAAGGCTTTCACCCTGTCGGCATCGATTGCCGCCATGGGCCTGACCTGGACCGTCGAGGCCGCCGAGACCATCAAGGTCGGCATCCTGCACTCGCTGTCCGGGACCATGGCGATCTCCGAGACGTCGCTCAAGGACATGGCGTTGATGACCATCGACGAGATCAACGCCAAGGGCGGGGTCAACGGCAAGATGCTCGAACCGGTGGTGGTCGACCCGGCCTCTAACTGGCCGCTGTTCGCCGAGAAAAGCCGCCAGCTGCTGACCCAGGACAAGGTCGCGGTGGTGTTCGGTTGCTGGACTTCGGTGTCGCGCAAATCAGTGCTGCCGGTGTTCGAGGAACTCAATGGCCTGCTGTTCTACCCGGTCCAGTACGAAGGCGAAGAAATGTCGCCGAACGTCTTCTACACCGGCGCCGCACCGAACCAGCAGGCGATCCCGGCCGTGGAATACCTGATGAGCGAAGACGGCGGCAGCGCCAAGCGCTTCTTCCTGCTCGGCACCGACTACGTCTACCCGCGCACCACCAACAAGATCCTGCGGGCGTTCCTGCACTCCAAGGGCGTGGCGGACAAGGATATCGAAGAGGTCTACACCCCGTTCGGCCATGCCGACTACCAGACCATCGTCGCCAACATCAAGAAATTCTCCGCCGGTGGCAAGACCGCCGTGATCTCCACCGTCAATGGCGACTCCAACGTGCCGTTCTACAAAGAACTGGCGAACCAGGGCCTGAAGGCCACCGACGTGCCGGTGGTGGCGTTCTCCGTCGGCGAGGAAGAACTGCGCGGCATCGACACCAAACCACTGGTGGGCAACCTCGCGGCCTGGAACTACTTCGAGTCGCTGAACAACCCGGTGAACAAGAAGTTCGTCGCCGACTGGAAAGCCTACGCCAAGAAGAAAAACCTGCCGGGTGCCGACAAGGCCGTGACCAACGACCCGATGGAAGCCACCTATGTCGGCATCCACATGTGGGCCCAGGCGGCGGAAAAAGCCAAGTCGACCGATGTCGACAAGGTCCGCGAAGCCCTCGCCGGCCAGACCTTCGCCGCGCCGTCGGGCTACACCCTGACCATGGACAAGACCAACCACCACCTGCACAAGCCGGTGATGATCGGCGAGATCCAGCCGGACGGTCAGTTCAACGTGGTCTGGCAGACCGAAGGGCCGATTCGCGCCCAGCCATGGAGCCCGTTCATCCCGGGTAACGACAAGAAGCCGGACTACGCGGTGAAGAGCAACTGAGCCGTCGGGCCTGGAATAGCTGTCCAGGCCCGCCCCACACCCTGTGGGAGCGGGCTTGTCGGGGCGCCGAACCGCCGCGAAGAACGATAACGCGATAACTTGATACACCGCGTCCCCTTGCTCTTCGCCGACAAGCCGGCTCCCACAGTGCCTGTGCGTTTTCAAGGACATCGTTATGCCCACTGCCCTTTATCGCCTGATCCTTGCCCTGGCTGTCGTGCTACCCATGGCCGCCCACGCCAGCGATGCCAGCGACTTCGTCGCCGCCAACCCGACGCAACAGGCCAAGCTGCTGGAAAGCTGGGCCGCCCAACCGGACCCGGCGCGTATCGAACTGATCGACAGCCTGCAACAGGGCCAGATCAGCGTCGACGGTGCCCCGGCTCAACCCGTACGCCTGAACAACCGCCTGCGCGGCCTGATCGACAACGCCGTGGCGGCCCAGCAATTGCTCGCCGCTGACGCCAAGGTGCGCCTCGCCGCCGCCGTGCAACTGCAAAAGAGCGCCAAGCCGGCGCAACTGCCCTTCCTCGACCGGCAACTGGCCGGGGAAACCCACGCCGATGTCCACGCGGCACTGAGCCTGGCCCTGGCCAATCTGCAACTGGTCGATCCCGATCCGGCCGTACGCCTGGCCGCCGTGCGCCTGCTCGGTGAGAGCGGCGAGCCGCTGGCCCGCACCCGCCTCGAGGACTTGCTGCAACCGGGCGTCGAACCGGATGCCAACGTACACACCGCCGCCGAGACCAGCCTGGCCCAGGTCAAGCGCAAGCTGATGGTCGGCGAGATGCTCGGCCAGGCCTTCAGCGGCATGTCCCTGGGTTCGATCCTGCTGCTGGCGGCCCTGGGCCTGGCGATCACCTTCGGCCTGCTCGGGGTGATCAACATGGCCCACGGCGAGATGCTGATGCTCGGCGCCTACGCCACCTATGGCGTACAACTGCTGTTCCAGCGTTTCATGCCCCAGGCCATCGACTACTACCCGCTGGCGGCCCTGCCGGTGGCGTTCTTCGTCACCGCCGCCATCGGCATGGCCCTGGAGCGCACGGTGATCCGCCACCTCTACGGCCGTCCGCTGGAGACCCTGCTCGCCACCTGGGGTATCAGCCTGATGCTGATCCAGCTGGTGCGCCTGCTGTTCGGCGCGCAGAACGTCGAAGTCGCCAACCCGGCGTGGCTGTCCGGTGGCATCCAGGTGTTGCCCAACCTCGTGCTGCCCTACAGCCGCCTGGTGATCATCGCCTTCGCGCTGTTCGTGGTGGCCCTGACCTGGCTGCTGTTGAACAAGACCCGCCTGGGCCTGAACGTGCGCGCAGTCACCCAGAACCGCAACATGGCCGCCTGCTGCGGCGTACCCACCGGGCGTGTGGACATGCTCGCCTTCGGCCTCGGCTCGGGGATCGCCGGGCTCGGCGGCGTGGCCCTGAGCCAGATCGGCAACGTCGGCCCGGACCTCGGCCAGAGCTACATCATCGACTCGTTCCTGGTGGTGGTACTCGGCGGCGTCGGCCAGTTGGCCGGCAGCGTCACGGCCGCGTTCGGCCTGGGGATAGCCAACAAGATTCTCGAACCGCAGATCGGCGCAGTGCTGGGCAAGATCCTGATCCTCGCGCTGATCATTCTGTTTATCCAGAAACGTCCGCAAGGGCTCTTCGCACTGAAAGGACGGGTGATCGACTGATGAACCAGCCCCTGATGTTGAGCGCCACACAAAAGGCCGGGCCACGCCTGACGATCGCCCTCGGCGGCCTGCTGCTGGCCGTGCTGCTGGCGCTGCCGTTGCTTTCATTGCTGCCGGCACAGAACCCGCTGCAGGTGTCGGCCTACACCCTGACCCTGGTGGGCAAGATCCTCTGCTACGCCATCGTCGCCCTGGCTCTCGACCTGGTCTGGGGTTATGCCGGGCTGCTGTCGCTGGGACACGGCCTGTTCTTCGCCCTGGGCGGCTACGCCATGGGCATGTACCTGATGCGCGAGGCCTCCGGCGACCAGTTGCCGGCGTTCATGACCTTCCTGTCCTGGAGCGAGTTGCCCTGGTACTGGGCCGGCACCAATCACTTCCTCTGGGCCCTGTGCCTGGTGGTGCTGGCACCCGGTCTGCTGGCGCTGGTGTTCGGTTTTTTTGCCTTCCGTTCGCGGATCAAGGGCGTGTACTTCTCGATCATGACCCAGGCCCTGACCTTCGCCGCGATGCTGCTGTTCTTTCGCAACGAGACCGGCTTCGGCGGCAACAACGGCTTCACCAACTTCCGCAGCATCCTCGGCTTCGGCATCACCGAACCCGGCACCCGCGCCGTGCTGTTCCTCGCCACCGTGCTGCTGTTGCTGGCCAGCCTGTACAGCGGCTGGCGGCTGGCGCGCAGCAAGTTCGGCCGGGTGCTGACCGCCCTGCGCGACGCGGAGAACCGATTGATGTTCTGCGGCTATGATCCCCGCGGTTTCAAGCTGTTCGTCTGGGTCCTGAGTGCGGTGTTGTGCGGTCTGGCTGGGGCGCTGTACGTGCCGCAGGTGGGCATCATCAACCCCAGCGAAATGTCGCCGACCAACTCCATCGAGGCCGCCGTCTGGGTCGCCCTCGGCGGGCGCGGCACACTGATCGGCCCGCTGCTCGGCGCCGGTGTGGTCAATGGCATGAAGAGCTGGTTCACCGTAGCCTTCCCGGAATACTGGCTGTTCTTCCTCGGTGCACTGTTCATCATCGTCACCCTGTACCTGCCCAAGGGCGTGATCGGCCTGCTGAAGAAAAGGGGCGAACAATGAGAGTCACACCCACCGCCGAGTTCATGCTCGAACCTGTCGCACTCGATGCCGGTAGCGGCCGCGATGCCATCGGCCTCGGCCAGGCCGCCGGCAAAGGGCTCAACACCCGTCACGGCACCATCCTGACCCTGGAAGATATCAGCGTCAGCTTCGATGGTTTCAAGGCGTTGAACGACCTCAACCTGTACATCGGCGTCGGCGAGCTGCGTTGCATCATCGGCCCCAATGGTGCCGGCAAGACCACCCTGATGGATGTGATCACCGGCAAGACCCGGCCCGGCCAGGGCAAGGCCTGGTTCGGCGAAACCCTGGACCTGACGCAGATGAGCGAAGTACAGATCGCCCAGGCCGGCATCGGCCGCAAGTTCCAGAAGCCCACGGTGTTCGAAGCCCTGAGCGTGTTCGAAAATCTGGAGCTGGCGCAGAAGACCGACAAGTCGGTCTGGGCCAGCCTGCGCGCCCGCCTGAGCGGCGAGCAGAAAGACAGCATCGCCCAGGTCCTGGAGACCATCCGCCTGACGGCCTCGGTCAATCGCCAGGCCGGCCTGTTGTCCCATGGTCAGAAGCAGTTCCTAGAGATCGGCATGCTGCTGATGCAGGACCCGCAATTGTTGCTGCTCGACGAACCGGTGGCGGGCATGACCGATGCCGAGACCGAGTTCACCGCCGAGCTGTTCAAGAGCCTGGCCGGCAAGCATTCGTTGATGGTGGTGGAGCACGACATGGGCTTCGTCGGTGCAATTGCCGACCACGTGACCGTGTTGCATCAGGGCAGCGTGCTGGCCGAAGGTTCGCTGGAACAGGTGCAGGAAAACGAGCGGGTGATCGAGGTCTACCTCGGCCGCTGACGCGACACCGTCCTTGAATGGCCGCCTTCGACGGATCGCCAGCAAGCCGGCTCCCACAGAAGAAGCTGCCACTTCAGAGAGCACGGAGATATACAGGAGCTTATCCATGCTGCAAATCGACAAGCTGCACCAATACTACGGCGGTAGCCACATCCTGCGCGGCCTGTCGTTCGAGGTGAAAATCGGCGAGATCACCTGTCTGCTCGGCCGTAACGGCGTGGGCAAGACCACCCTGCTCAAATGCCTGATGGGCCTGCTGCCAACCCGCGAAGGCAGCATCAACTGGGAAGGCAGCGCCATCACCGGCTTCAAGCCGCACCAGCGGGTGCACGCCGGGATCGCCTATGTGCCCCAGGGGCGGGAGATCTTCGGCCGGCTGACGGTGGAGGAAAACCTGCTGATGGGCCTGTCGCGCTTTCCCGGCTCCCAGGCCAGGGAAGTTCCGCCGTTCATCTACGAGCTGTTTCCGGTACTGCAACAGATGAAGCATCGGCGCGGCGGTGACCTCTCCGGCGGCCAGCAACAACAGCTGGCGATCGGTCGGGCACTGGCCAGCCGTCCGCGACTGCTGATTCTCGATGAACCCACCGAAGGCATCCAACCTTCGGTCATCAAGGAGATCGGCGCGGTGATCCGCAAACTCGCCGCTCGCGGCGACATGGCGATCCTGCTGGTGGAACAGTTCTACGACTTCGCCGCCGAACTGGCCGATCAGTACCTGGTCATGTCCCGGGGCGAAATCGTCCAGCAGGGGCGTGGTGAAAATATGGAAGCCGAAGGTGTACGCGGGTTGGTTACGATCTAACCTGTAGCGTCCGGACAATAATCGATCATCATGAATTCATCTGCCACCCACGCCCTGTTCACACCCCACTGGCAAGCCGAGCTGGAGCTCGGTTATGCCCGCT from Pseudomonas asplenii harbors:
- a CDS encoding FecCD family ABC transporter permease; translated protein: MMSRRYPLLLLALGALLLVSCVVSLGFGPARLPVDLVGRILAYKLLGSGTPDWNAGQEHIVWLIRVPRMLLGALVGAGLALIGAVLQAVTRNPLADPHLLGVTSGATLGAVIVVLHVGEIAGLLTLPIAAFIGALGSMLAVLAIASRNGRLDSERLLLCGVAVSFVMMALANLLLFLGDHRASSAVMFWMLGGLGLARWELLLVPTLSVLCGLLLLLGMARSLNALMAGEQTAVTLGLSARNVRLKVFLIASLMTGVLVSISGSIGFVGLMVPHIARYLVGAEHRRLLPVSALLGSLFLIWVDVAARTLIAPEDLPIGVATAAIGGLFFIGLMRRR
- the urtA gene encoding urea ABC transporter substrate-binding protein, which encodes MKRRSLIKAFTLSASIAAMGLTWTVEAAETIKVGILHSLSGTMAISETSLKDMALMTIDEINAKGGVNGKMLEPVVVDPASNWPLFAEKSRQLLTQDKVAVVFGCWTSVSRKSVLPVFEELNGLLFYPVQYEGEEMSPNVFYTGAAPNQQAIPAVEYLMSEDGGSAKRFFLLGTDYVYPRTTNKILRAFLHSKGVADKDIEEVYTPFGHADYQTIVANIKKFSAGGKTAVISTVNGDSNVPFYKELANQGLKATDVPVVAFSVGEEELRGIDTKPLVGNLAAWNYFESLNNPVNKKFVADWKAYAKKKNLPGADKAVTNDPMEATYVGIHMWAQAAEKAKSTDVDKVREALAGQTFAAPSGYTLTMDKTNHHLHKPVMIGEIQPDGQFNVVWQTEGPIRAQPWSPFIPGNDKKPDYAVKSN
- the urtB gene encoding urea ABC transporter permease subunit UrtB, with product MPTALYRLILALAVVLPMAAHASDASDFVAANPTQQAKLLESWAAQPDPARIELIDSLQQGQISVDGAPAQPVRLNNRLRGLIDNAVAAQQLLAADAKVRLAAAVQLQKSAKPAQLPFLDRQLAGETHADVHAALSLALANLQLVDPDPAVRLAAVRLLGESGEPLARTRLEDLLQPGVEPDANVHTAAETSLAQVKRKLMVGEMLGQAFSGMSLGSILLLAALGLAITFGLLGVINMAHGEMLMLGAYATYGVQLLFQRFMPQAIDYYPLAALPVAFFVTAAIGMALERTVIRHLYGRPLETLLATWGISLMLIQLVRLLFGAQNVEVANPAWLSGGIQVLPNLVLPYSRLVIIAFALFVVALTWLLLNKTRLGLNVRAVTQNRNMAACCGVPTGRVDMLAFGLGSGIAGLGGVALSQIGNVGPDLGQSYIIDSFLVVVLGGVGQLAGSVTAAFGLGIANKILEPQIGAVLGKILILALIILFIQKRPQGLFALKGRVID
- the urtC gene encoding urea ABC transporter permease subunit UrtC, translated to MNQPLMLSATQKAGPRLTIALGGLLLAVLLALPLLSLLPAQNPLQVSAYTLTLVGKILCYAIVALALDLVWGYAGLLSLGHGLFFALGGYAMGMYLMREASGDQLPAFMTFLSWSELPWYWAGTNHFLWALCLVVLAPGLLALVFGFFAFRSRIKGVYFSIMTQALTFAAMLLFFRNETGFGGNNGFTNFRSILGFGITEPGTRAVLFLATVLLLLASLYSGWRLARSKFGRVLTALRDAENRLMFCGYDPRGFKLFVWVLSAVLCGLAGALYVPQVGIINPSEMSPTNSIEAAVWVALGGRGTLIGPLLGAGVVNGMKSWFTVAFPEYWLFFLGALFIIVTLYLPKGVIGLLKKRGEQ
- the urtD gene encoding urea ABC transporter ATP-binding protein UrtD — its product is MRVTPTAEFMLEPVALDAGSGRDAIGLGQAAGKGLNTRHGTILTLEDISVSFDGFKALNDLNLYIGVGELRCIIGPNGAGKTTLMDVITGKTRPGQGKAWFGETLDLTQMSEVQIAQAGIGRKFQKPTVFEALSVFENLELAQKTDKSVWASLRARLSGEQKDSIAQVLETIRLTASVNRQAGLLSHGQKQFLEIGMLLMQDPQLLLLDEPVAGMTDAETEFTAELFKSLAGKHSLMVVEHDMGFVGAIADHVTVLHQGSVLAEGSLEQVQENERVIEVYLGR